A genome region from Populus alba chromosome 5, ASM523922v2, whole genome shotgun sequence includes the following:
- the LOC118029285 gene encoding uncharacterized protein isoform X1, which yields MLNTRPFKGANVFISRNLVPPEVFDALLDGLKLNGADVFLCCDPSRHGPNDFHIISSPDHEKFEDLKAKGCNLLGPHCVLSCAKEHRPLPKQGFTCCLAMDGVKVLASGFDMDEKVKIEQMVTAMGGVLQTKASVDVRFVVVKNVSAAKYKWALNVLKKPIVTINWLYQCWNEHRVVPQESYRILPFSGLTICVTRIPADKRKEIEKLIIQNGGKYSAELTKKCTHLISDAPEGDKYKVARRWGHIHIVTRKWFDQSVACKACLNEESYPVQGGCLSSSKTVRGPMIAHHSQDKCVGNTLSVPSSVASESNLPATLCAGSSDPDLEATLSQNMSSMFSDHPVSIKVVDCDKPMVKETIETNLDGCVADDSQSEDSDMYLSECRISLVGFEAPELRKLVNMVRRGGGSRYMTFNDKLTHIVVGAPTEVEKKELRGLAASGVINVVRTDWLEDCDREKKEIPVLCQHIAYDLLLPKDPVSSLKGTITGMAGNQAKSSNVHPSIHSDQVLGGANSGLRMPALLKENRDVKPEMNINLSIPLEGTARWSQQNVFPVVKDPKKGAKRTQNDCSDQDVPRMKSINVFQGKTFCFSKIFPEDRRSEIVQWINLGGGEVLIDKAKQKVHFMIECHGVISRSADDPRTLYVSSHWVRSCLEGGCLLDIGSHIIYSPLPCRIPLPGFEKFRFCISQYEEKDRLLLRNLCFVLGAKFVEKLTRKVTHLLCKFTSGPKYEAACKWDICLITSEWIYECVRQNEVVAVDQFRPKEITSQDEEAGLCTESQFPTQDVQMMSGENASQFITQPQGLRNSSAQTGGSLINSFMEEAQQSIDICKKAKIFKDNDQKSLLSSRVHLSDSTLNTNSTEGDNAKDNGESSHDIPDVAAAIEDLLEQTSKIQDQKSPGRSGCDNSLFSSDCSMLGEGHGGSPSVIGLPKHWLSRTGIRDELSSPKEANGGPYDSFSETQTDSQVVGYEEDLTGRQMLIDRVRTRSSMT from the exons ATGTTGAATACGAGGCCTTTCAAGGGAGCGAACGTGTTCATTTCCAGGAACCTGGTTCCGCCTGAGGTCTTCGACGCTCTTCTCGACGGTCTCAAGCTCAACGGTGCTGATGTATTTCTCTGCTGCGATCCTTCGCGACACGGCCCCAACGATTTCCACATAATCTCTTCTCCCGATCAT GAGAAATTCGAAGATCTTAAAGCTAAGGGCTGTAATTTGCTAG GTCCTCATTGTGTGCTTTCTTGTGCAAAAGAACATAGACCACTTCCTAAACAAGGCTTCACTTGCTGCCTTGCAATGGATGGTGTCAAAGTACTCGCGTCTGGCTTTGACATGGATGAAAAG gttAAGATAGAACAAATGGTAACAGCAATGGGTGGGGTGTTGCAGACTAAAGCATCTGTGGATGTTAGATTTGTCGTAGTGAAGAATGTTTCTGCTGCAAAGTACAAG TGGGCTTTGAATGTGCTGAAGAAACCAATTGTCACTATTAATTGGTTATATCAATGCTGGAATGAGCACCGTGTTGTTCCTCAGGAATCGTACAGGATCCTTCCTTTTTCTGGATTAACAATATGCGTTACAAGAATTCCAGCAG ATAAAAGGAAGGAGATTGAAAAACTCATCATACAAAATGGTGGGAAATATTCTGCTGAGCTGACCAAGAAGTGTACACATTTGATATCTGAT GCTCCTGAAGGTGACAAATACAAGGTTGCCAGAAGATGGGGCCACATTCATATTGTAACGAGGAAATGGTTTGATCAGTCTGTTGCTTGCAAAG CATGTCTTAATGAGGAGTCGTATCCTGTCCAGGGTGGTTGTCTATCTTCAAGCAAAACAGTGAGGGGTCCCATGATTGCACACCACAGTCAAGACAAGTGTGTTGGGAACACACTTTCTGTCCCATCCTCAGTGGCTTCAGAATCAAATTTGCCTGCTACTCTGTGTGCTGGGTCTTCAGATCCAGACTTGGAAGCTACACTCTCACAGAACATGTCTTCCATGTTTTCAGATCATCCTGTTTCTATAAAAGTGGTGGACTGTGATAAGCCTATGGTAAAGGAAACAATCGAAACAAACCTTGATGGTTGTGTTGCTGATGACTCTCAATCTGAAGATAGTGATATGTACTTGTCGGAGTGTAGAATATCACTTGTTGGTTTTGAAGCTCCTGAATTACGCAAACTAGTTAATATGGTGCGGAGAGGTGGGGGGTCGCGGTATATGACTTTCAATGATAAATTGACCCACATCGTTGTTGGGGCTCCGACAGAGGT TGAAAAGAAGGAGTTACGAGGGCTTGCAGCTTCTGGTGTTATTAATGTTGTTAGAACTGACTGGCTTGAAGATTGTGATCGTGAAAAGAAAGAGATCCCTGTTCTCTGTCAGCATATTGCATATGATTTACTTCTTCCCAAAG ATCCCGTGAGCTCTCTCAAAGGAACAATTACAGGCATGGCTGGTAATCAAGCTAAGAGTTCCAATGTTCATCCAAGCATTCACTCTGATCAGGTGCTTGGTGGTGCAAATTCTGGCCTTAGAATGCCAGCATTATTGAAAGAAAACAGAGATGTGAAACCAGAAATGAACATAAATTTGAGTATCCCTTTGGAAGGGACTGCGAGGTGGTCCCAACAAAATGTATTTCCTGTTGTAAAAGATCCAAAGAAGGGTGCAAAAAGGACGCAAAATGATTGCAGTGATCAAGATGTTCCAAGGATGAAGTCAATAAATGTATTTCAGGggaaaacattttgtttttcaaaaatctttCCTGAAGATAGG AGATCTGAAATTGTGCAATGGATCAATCTAGGAGGAGGTGAGGTATTGATAGATAAAGCAAAACAGAAAGTGCACTTCATGATTGAATGCCATGGTGTGATATCTAGGTCTGCTGATGATCCCCGGACTCTTTATGTGTCCAGTCACTGGGTCCGGTCTTGTTTGGAG GGTGGATGTCTACTGGATATTGGTAGTCATATTATATATTCTCCACTTCCCTGCCGGATTCCTTTGCCTGGTTTTGAAAAATTCCGCTTTTGCATCTCACAGTATGAAGAGAAAGATAGATTGCTATTAAGAAACTTATGCTTTGTTCTTGGAGCTAAATTTGTGGAGAAATTGACTAGAAAGGTCACACATTTATTGTGCAAGTTTACCAGCGGGCCAAAGTATGAAGCTGCCTGTAAATGGGACATATGCTTGATTACATCTGAGTGGATTTACGAGTGTGTCAGGCAG AATGAAGTTGTTGCAGTGGATCAGTTTCGCCCTAAAGAAATTACCTCTCAAGATGAAGAGGCAGGATTATGCACTGAGAGCCAGTTTCCTACACAAGATGTTCAAATGATGTCTGGAGAGAATGCATCTCAATTTATTACTCAGCCACAAGGCCTTAGAAACTCATCAGCCCAAACTGGGGGTAGTTTAATCAACAGCTTCATGGAAGAGGCCCAACAATCTATTGATATCTGTAAAAAGGCAaagatttttaaagataatgaTCAGAAGAGTCTGCTTTCATCTAGAGTTCATTTGAGTGATTCTACCCTGAATACGAATTCCACTGAAGGTGACAACGCAAAAGATAATGGAGAATCTTCTCATGACATTCCTGATGTAGCTGCTGCTATTGAGGACTTGTTGGAGCAGACAAGCAAG ATTCAAGATCAAAAGTCACCAGGGAGGAGTGGGTGTGATAACAGT CTATTTTCATCTGACTGTTCAATGCTTGGTGAAGGCCATGGGGGTTCTCCCTCTGTGATCGGGTTACCGAAGCACTGGTTAAGTAG GACTGGGATAAGAGATGAGCTATCCAGTCCCAAAGAAGCAAATGGAGGACCATATGATAGTTTCAGCGAAACACAAACAGACTCTCAG GTTGTTGGTTATGAAGAAGATTTGACAGGGAGGCAAATGCTCATAGATAGAGTTCGTACCAGAAGTAGCATGACCTGA
- the LOC118029285 gene encoding uncharacterized protein isoform X2, with translation MLNTRPFKGANVFISRNLVPPEVFDALLDGLKLNGADVFLCCDPSRHGPNDFHIISSPDHEKFEDLKAKGCNLLGPHCVLSCAKEHRPLPKQGFTCCLAMDGVKVLASGFDMDEKVKIEQMVTAMGGVLQTKASVDVRFVVVKNVSAAKYKWALNVLKKPIVTINWLYQCWNEHRVVPQESYRILPFSGLTICVTRIPADKRKEIEKLIIQNGGKYSAELTKKCTHLISDAPEGDKYKVARRWGHIHIVTRKWFDQSVACKACLNEESYPVQGGCLSSSKTVRGPMIAHHSQDKCVGNTLSVPSSVASESNLPATLCAGSSDPDLEATLSQNMSSMFSDHPVSIKVVDCDKPMVKETIETNLDGCVADDSQSEDSDMYLSECRISLVGFEAPELRKLVNMVRRGGGSRYMTFNDKLTHIVVGAPTEVEKKELRGLAASGVINVVRTDWLEDCDREKKEIPVLCQHIAYDLLLPKDPVSSLKGTITGMAGNQAKSSNVHPSIHSDQVLGGANSGLRMPALLKENRDVKPEMNINLSIPLEGTARWSQQNVFPVVKDPKKGAKRTQNDCSDQDVPRMKSINVFQGKTFCFSKIFPEDRRSEIVQWINLGGGEVLIDKAKQKVHFMIECHGVISRSADDPRTLYVSSHWVRSCLEGGCLLDIGSHIIYSPLPCRIPLPGFEKFRFCISQYEEKDRLLLRNLCFVLGAKFVEKLTRKVTHLLCKFTSGPKYEAACKWDICLITSEWIYECVRQNEVVAVDQFRPKEITSQDEEAGLCTESQFPTQDVQMMSGENASQFITQPQGLRNSSAQTGGSLINSFMEEAQQSIDICKKAKIFKDNDQKSLLSSRVHLSDSTLNTNSTEGDNAKDNGESSHDIPDVAAAIEDLLEQTSKIKSHQGGVGVITVYP, from the exons ATGTTGAATACGAGGCCTTTCAAGGGAGCGAACGTGTTCATTTCCAGGAACCTGGTTCCGCCTGAGGTCTTCGACGCTCTTCTCGACGGTCTCAAGCTCAACGGTGCTGATGTATTTCTCTGCTGCGATCCTTCGCGACACGGCCCCAACGATTTCCACATAATCTCTTCTCCCGATCAT GAGAAATTCGAAGATCTTAAAGCTAAGGGCTGTAATTTGCTAG GTCCTCATTGTGTGCTTTCTTGTGCAAAAGAACATAGACCACTTCCTAAACAAGGCTTCACTTGCTGCCTTGCAATGGATGGTGTCAAAGTACTCGCGTCTGGCTTTGACATGGATGAAAAG gttAAGATAGAACAAATGGTAACAGCAATGGGTGGGGTGTTGCAGACTAAAGCATCTGTGGATGTTAGATTTGTCGTAGTGAAGAATGTTTCTGCTGCAAAGTACAAG TGGGCTTTGAATGTGCTGAAGAAACCAATTGTCACTATTAATTGGTTATATCAATGCTGGAATGAGCACCGTGTTGTTCCTCAGGAATCGTACAGGATCCTTCCTTTTTCTGGATTAACAATATGCGTTACAAGAATTCCAGCAG ATAAAAGGAAGGAGATTGAAAAACTCATCATACAAAATGGTGGGAAATATTCTGCTGAGCTGACCAAGAAGTGTACACATTTGATATCTGAT GCTCCTGAAGGTGACAAATACAAGGTTGCCAGAAGATGGGGCCACATTCATATTGTAACGAGGAAATGGTTTGATCAGTCTGTTGCTTGCAAAG CATGTCTTAATGAGGAGTCGTATCCTGTCCAGGGTGGTTGTCTATCTTCAAGCAAAACAGTGAGGGGTCCCATGATTGCACACCACAGTCAAGACAAGTGTGTTGGGAACACACTTTCTGTCCCATCCTCAGTGGCTTCAGAATCAAATTTGCCTGCTACTCTGTGTGCTGGGTCTTCAGATCCAGACTTGGAAGCTACACTCTCACAGAACATGTCTTCCATGTTTTCAGATCATCCTGTTTCTATAAAAGTGGTGGACTGTGATAAGCCTATGGTAAAGGAAACAATCGAAACAAACCTTGATGGTTGTGTTGCTGATGACTCTCAATCTGAAGATAGTGATATGTACTTGTCGGAGTGTAGAATATCACTTGTTGGTTTTGAAGCTCCTGAATTACGCAAACTAGTTAATATGGTGCGGAGAGGTGGGGGGTCGCGGTATATGACTTTCAATGATAAATTGACCCACATCGTTGTTGGGGCTCCGACAGAGGT TGAAAAGAAGGAGTTACGAGGGCTTGCAGCTTCTGGTGTTATTAATGTTGTTAGAACTGACTGGCTTGAAGATTGTGATCGTGAAAAGAAAGAGATCCCTGTTCTCTGTCAGCATATTGCATATGATTTACTTCTTCCCAAAG ATCCCGTGAGCTCTCTCAAAGGAACAATTACAGGCATGGCTGGTAATCAAGCTAAGAGTTCCAATGTTCATCCAAGCATTCACTCTGATCAGGTGCTTGGTGGTGCAAATTCTGGCCTTAGAATGCCAGCATTATTGAAAGAAAACAGAGATGTGAAACCAGAAATGAACATAAATTTGAGTATCCCTTTGGAAGGGACTGCGAGGTGGTCCCAACAAAATGTATTTCCTGTTGTAAAAGATCCAAAGAAGGGTGCAAAAAGGACGCAAAATGATTGCAGTGATCAAGATGTTCCAAGGATGAAGTCAATAAATGTATTTCAGGggaaaacattttgtttttcaaaaatctttCCTGAAGATAGG AGATCTGAAATTGTGCAATGGATCAATCTAGGAGGAGGTGAGGTATTGATAGATAAAGCAAAACAGAAAGTGCACTTCATGATTGAATGCCATGGTGTGATATCTAGGTCTGCTGATGATCCCCGGACTCTTTATGTGTCCAGTCACTGGGTCCGGTCTTGTTTGGAG GGTGGATGTCTACTGGATATTGGTAGTCATATTATATATTCTCCACTTCCCTGCCGGATTCCTTTGCCTGGTTTTGAAAAATTCCGCTTTTGCATCTCACAGTATGAAGAGAAAGATAGATTGCTATTAAGAAACTTATGCTTTGTTCTTGGAGCTAAATTTGTGGAGAAATTGACTAGAAAGGTCACACATTTATTGTGCAAGTTTACCAGCGGGCCAAAGTATGAAGCTGCCTGTAAATGGGACATATGCTTGATTACATCTGAGTGGATTTACGAGTGTGTCAGGCAG AATGAAGTTGTTGCAGTGGATCAGTTTCGCCCTAAAGAAATTACCTCTCAAGATGAAGAGGCAGGATTATGCACTGAGAGCCAGTTTCCTACACAAGATGTTCAAATGATGTCTGGAGAGAATGCATCTCAATTTATTACTCAGCCACAAGGCCTTAGAAACTCATCAGCCCAAACTGGGGGTAGTTTAATCAACAGCTTCATGGAAGAGGCCCAACAATCTATTGATATCTGTAAAAAGGCAaagatttttaaagataatgaTCAGAAGAGTCTGCTTTCATCTAGAGTTCATTTGAGTGATTCTACCCTGAATACGAATTCCACTGAAGGTGACAACGCAAAAGATAATGGAGAATCTTCTCATGACATTCCTGATGTAGCTGCTGCTATTGAGGACTTGTTGGAGCAGACAAGCAAG ATCAAAAGTCACCAGGGAGGAGTGGGTGTGATAACAGTGTATCCTTAG